Genomic window (Arthrobacter sp. StoSoilA2):
ATTGGCCTGGTCCTGGACGTCCTGAACGCGAGCGGATTCTCAGGCGGGGATTTGTACGGCCTTGATCCCTTCCGTGTAGCCCTCAGCGTCCAGTTTGTCCTGCTGGGCATCGGGACGGTCCTCATTATGCTGACCCGCCGGAAGGTGCGGTTGCAGATGGCCGAGCAGGGCGTCCATGTGCCCCCGTTGGCTGCAACCCTGGCCCGGCAGCGCCGCGAAAGGATTGAGCGCCGGCGTGCCGCCCGTGCACAGCCGGATGAAGGAAACAAGGGATAACGGCAGGGACCAAACTCCGGTACGGGGCAGCTTTGTGTTTGCCCGGATGTGGCCACCTTTATCCACATAAGCGTGATGGTCCCTGTTTTCAACCATTGGCGTTGCCCAAGCTTGAACCATGACCACCAAAGAGACGCTGAGCATCCATCAACCAGAGGACATCCTGGGTTACATCCCGCATTTGTTGGGCTATTGGCCCGAGGACAGCCTTGTGGCTATCACGATGCAGGGGAATACGCTCGGAGCCGCTCTCCGCGTCGACCCGCCGGCCCGGGCTTCGGGCCGCGTGCTTGCTGCCTTTGCGGAGCATGTACGTCGTTACCTGGCGTCGGACACCCTTGCCGACGGCGTGGTGCTTGCCCTTTACACCGACGACGGTTGGGACGACGGCATGGTTGTCCACAGAACACTCCCGCTGCTGGCTGAACTTCACGAAACACTTGACCACGCTGACTTGCCTGTCCGGGATGCGTGGTTGGTTGGTCCTGAGTATTGGCGCGGCGCATTCTGCGCCGACCAGGAGTGCTGCCCCGTGCCGGGCCTGCCGATAGAACGCATCAGGAACAGCCGGCTCAGTGCAGAGATGGTCTATCGAGGCAGCACCATCGGGGCTTCTCCGAGGAGCAGGCAAAATCCACCCGTTCCCGGACGTCCCGGTGCCCTGGACCCCGCAGTGTCGGAAGCCGAATCGGATTTTGCCAAGCGCATGAGGACGTCCTGGCGAAGTGGGAAATGCCTTGATGCCGTACTGGAGGTGTGGAGCCAGGTGCTGGATGACGCCCGGATCCATCCCGACAGTGAACCGGCAGATTTGCCAACCCCGCAACTCGCGGGTTTCCTCAGGTCGACCCTCGGCGTCCCCGGATGGCGGGACGCCGTAATGATCATGGCGGCTGCTGGCATCGGTTCCGCGAAGGCCGGTGCAGCAGCGTTCGGATTGTGCAGCAGGAACGATGATTCCGACCCACTTCCTTTCGACGCCGGAGAGCTGGCATTGCCGCCGACGGACACCCAGGAAGGGGCTGGCAAGGCCTATGAAGCAAAAGGGGTGCTCAGCATCTTTGCCTACGCAGACGTCCTCCTAGGTGTTGAACCAGCTGTTCCTGACTGGGGGCAGCTTGATGCCCTGCAGCGCGTCCTGTCGTACTTGTGTGTCCAGGGAGAAATGGGGGACGTAGCTGCTGCTGCCTTGACCCTGCAAGGCTGGATTGCCTGGTGCAAGGGCAGTGGATCCGTTGCACACGCCTGCCTGACGCGCGCCAATTCGGCCAGCCCTGGCTACAGGCTCGCCGAATTGCTGGACGAGGTTCTCGGGCAAGGAAGCATCTGCGCCTGGGCAAGCCGTCCCGAGTCCGCATGGGGAACCTACAAAGGATCCCTTCGGTAGCCATTCCGCTTCATCAAGCGTGGGATTCATAAAACCGTGAGACAATGGATGCCGAGACCCGGTTGGGTCCGCGTTTGAATGCCTGTAATGAGCCCGGAATCCGGGAACATTACGGTGTCGTTGGCAGTTGTACATAGTGACTCTGCAGACGGCGATCGCATTTGAAATTGATCGCGGACTTGACAGGGTCA
Coding sequences:
- a CDS encoding DUF4192 domain-containing protein: MTTKETLSIHQPEDILGYIPHLLGYWPEDSLVAITMQGNTLGAALRVDPPARASGRVLAAFAEHVRRYLASDTLADGVVLALYTDDGWDDGMVVHRTLPLLAELHETLDHADLPVRDAWLVGPEYWRGAFCADQECCPVPGLPIERIRNSRLSAEMVYRGSTIGASPRSRQNPPVPGRPGALDPAVSEAESDFAKRMRTSWRSGKCLDAVLEVWSQVLDDARIHPDSEPADLPTPQLAGFLRSTLGVPGWRDAVMIMAAAGIGSAKAGAAAFGLCSRNDDSDPLPFDAGELALPPTDTQEGAGKAYEAKGVLSIFAYADVLLGVEPAVPDWGQLDALQRVLSYLCVQGEMGDVAAAALTLQGWIAWCKGSGSVAHACLTRANSASPGYRLAELLDEVLGQGSICAWASRPESAWGTYKGSLR